In Elusimicrobiota bacterium, the DNA window AGTTCGGAGTTCAGGGCGAGTGAGCTTTTTTAAAACATATTGCTCTACCTTTTCACTCGTTTCTTTATCAGAAACAGTCAACACGGCAAGTTTTTTAAGATTTACCCTGTTCATAAATATTTTTGTCTTCCAATTTTTTTACAGCCTTATTTAATACAGCATTTTTTTCTTTATCGTCAAAAAGAACGGGAATAACGGTAGAAAGTATTTTTTTTGAAATATCCAAAGACATAATTTTAATTTGTTTTTCCATCTTTTTCATTTCATTTTCCGCTTCTTTTTTTGCTTCAGATATAATTTTTTCGGATTCCTGTTTTGAATCCTCAACTAGCTTGCGCTTAATATCTTCCGCGGCTTTTCTTGTATTTTCCATCATCAGATGTATTTCCTGTCGAGCCGCTATAATTATTTCATCTTTTTCTTTCTGTGTTTTTTCTAGAAGCATTCTTGCAGCATCAGCATCTTCTAATCCTTTGGCAATTCTTTCCTTTCTTTCTTCAAGGACTTTTTTCAGAGGTTTAAAGAAAATAGCTTTAAGAATCAGAAAAAGTATTAGAAAATTGACTATTTGAGCTATTAATAAATATTTATCAAGGCCTAGATCTTTTAAGAATTCCATTTGGTTTCACCTGATTACACAGATTTTTGACGAAGATTACACAGATTTAGTTGATACAAAATCTTCTTAATCTGTATCTTAATCCGTGTAATCAAGGGCCTTTAGGCCCTATTTCATAAAAGCAAGAATTAGCGCATAAATCGCTATTGCTTCGGCAAAAGCCATTGCAAGAAGCATCCCGATGATAATTTTCCCGCTTGCCTCAGGATTTCTTCCTATTGATTCCATAGCTTTTGCCCCTATAAGACCTATGCTTAGAGCAGGAGCAAACGCTCCTAAAGCAATAATAATACCGCCAGTAAATGTTATTGTGGTCATTGATGTTCACCTCCGTTCAATTAAATTTAAAATCAAACATCAAATATCAAAAATAAAAGGGACCAGGCTTCAGGGTCAAGTATCAAGGGTCATGGGTTAAAGAAAGTCTTTACTTGCTACTTGCCCCTTGCTACTTTTATTACATTTTGTCATTTTTCCGCCCAAGGCGCCGCGCCTGCCGGCGGGCAGGGATCTGTCTAGAGCATGAGATCTTTGATGTTTGATATTTGATTTTCCATTATTTGCTGGTCAGTTTATAAATCTTTTAGTTTTAAATCAAATTTATAAAGTCTGCTTTTAATTTTATTTTTGAATTTTAATTTGTCATTTTTCCGCCCAAGGCGGATCTGTCTAGGGCATGAGATCTTTGATGTTTGATATTTGATTTTCCATTTATGCATTCCCACAATTTTAAACCAATTAAAATCTATCTAGGTTTTCAGCACTAATGCTCTTCATGTTTCATAGTAGATATGCTCATGAAAACCATGGTTAGCATTGAAAATATCAATGCCTGGACCACTGCTTTAATAAGTTCTAAGAATAAAAATGGCAATGGCCCCAGAAATGCAAATGAATAAAGTGCCAAGGAAAGCATAAACTCACCAGAAAAAATATTTCCGAAAAGCCTGAATGAAAGTGATATTATCCTTGTCAATTCTGATATTATTTCAAGCAATCCGACAAAAAGATAAACGGGATTTAGAGAAAAGAACTTAATTAAGTATCCTTTGAAGCCCAAAAATTGAATGCTCATCAGATTTGTAGCAAAAACTGATATTAAAGCAAGAGCAAGGGTAACATTTAAATCGCTTGTTGCAGCCCTGAAAATCGGAATATGCTCGTTCCCCGTTGCGGGCGTAAGAACTATTGTCTGATACCCGGGCAAAAGTCCTAAAAGATTGGAAATAAAAATGAAAAGAAAAAAGCTGACAAACCAAGGAAAAATAGTTTCCGCTCTTTTGCCGGTGCCTGCAACATCCTCAATGAAACCATAAAGCACATCAATAAAGGATTCAATAATATTCTGAAGTTTGCCTGGAATGAGAGATATTTTTTTTCTTAGTAAAAATGCTATGGATAGAATTAATATATCCGCCAAAACCGTAGACGTAACGGTATTTGTGATAGGAAATCCTAAAAAATGCGTTAATACTTCTGCTTTTAGAGGAACCATTAAATTTATTAAGGTTTCAAACTAAGTATGCTTAACTGCCTTGTTAAGGATGTACTACAATTCTTTCTATGCTTATAGTATAAAATAAATGTTTTTCTGTCAAATTATTGATTTTTATAGGATTTTTTAACCCAGATTTTTCAACAGAAAAATCTGCACAAAGTGCCGCACCATTAAAAAGTAATGAAAAATGAAGCACCTTAAATGAGTGTTAGATGAAGATCTTGAGAACGTTTTGTTTGAGTAATCTCAAATGGTGCGGGGTTAACACAGCCCGCCACGGGAGGGCTGCCCCTTCGGGGCAAATTTTGCATTCTGATGCAAAATTTGGGTTTAATTTCAAACGGAAAGGAATAAAGCGGAATTTTTACTGCCTTTTATTGTGATTATTTTTCTTCTTTGTGGTGCTTAATAACTCTTCCTTCAGCCAAAAAAAGCACATCTTCTCCAATATTGGTGGAAAGATCGGCTATCCTTTCTAGATTACCTACAATTCGAAGGATGTTCAGCGATCGGTCAATAGTCTTTGAATCCTCCGTCATAATAGTTGTAAGTTCTTTCGAAATGCTGCCTTTCAGATCATCAACAAGACTATCCCGTTCACAGACAGCTTTTGCAAGCTTTCCGTCCTCATTTACAAAAGAATTAATACTGTCCGATAACATTCCAATAGTTATTTCTCCCATTTTTGGCAGATCAACCAATGGTTTTACATTAGGATAATCAACAAGATATAATGCGCTTTGAACAATATTGACGGCATGGTCTCCCATTCTTTCAAGATCAGTGGACATTTTTGATGCCATAAGGATTAATCGAAGGTTTTTAGCTTTGGGTTGGAACTGGGCTATAATGTTTGTGCACATTTCATCCATTTCCAGCTCATAATTGTTTGCTTTCGGTTCATCTTTATCCATTACTTCTAAAAGAAGTAATTTGTTTTTTTCAATAAGCCCTTTCATAGATTTCCGTACCATTCCTTCCACAAGCCCAGCATATTCCACAATATGCTTCTTTAGTTGAATTACTTTTTCCTCAATCATTTTTATCTCCCCGCCCTTTGGGCGCGGTCTCGCCCGTTTCCCGTCAAGGCGGGAACGAGGCGGACTTTTTAATGTTTACTTAAAAATTCTTTTTTATCCAATTTTCGATTTCATCCCGAGTTTCCCGAAACGGCTCCAGGCGTTCATCAAAATCAGCATATTCTTTTGAAGGATCAGGAAAAGAATGATGTATAATTTTTTTAGCCCCAGGAAATATCGGGCACGATTCTTTTGCACTATCACACAGCGTAACAACAACATCAAATGTCTTATCAATAAATTCCTTAATGCTTTTTGATTTTTGACCTGATATATCTATCCCGATTTCCTTCATAACCTCAATCGCAGACTGATTAACCTGTGTCGGGTTTGTTCCCGCGCTGAATACATCGTAGTCAATTCCGCGTAAATGCCGCATTAATCCTTCCGCCATCTGCGACCGAACTGAGTTATTTGTGCATAAGAATAGCATTCTTTTCTTCATAATATCCGCCGCCAGCAACCTGCAACCAGTTACCGGAAATAAGTCTTTGTTTTCTCTTTGGTCTTTTTATCTGTAGTTACCGGTCGCCGGTATCTGGTAACTGGTAACCGTATTTATCATCCAAATCTCCCCGATAAATACTCTTCCGTCTTCTTCTCTTTCGGAACAGTAAATATTTTTTCCGTTGTATCATATTCTATCAGCTCGCCCAAATACATAAATGCTGTATAATCTGAAACACGTGCGGCTTGCTGCATATTGTGAGTAACAATGACTATTGTATAATATTTTTTCAAATCTAATAAAAGTTCTTCAATTTTATTGGTAGAAATCGGATCCAAACTGGCACATGGTTCATCAAAAAGAATAACCTCAGGATCAATCGCAATACATCGCGCTATGCACAATCTCTGCTGCTGCCCTCCGGAAATTCCCAAAGCGCTGTCACTTAGACGGTCTTTTACTTCATCCCACAACGCAGCTTTCTTTAAAGATTCTTCTACTTTTTCCATGATGGCCGATTTACTTTTTTTACCGTTGATTTCCAAGCCGTATGCAATATTCTGATATATACTTTTTGGAAACGGATTAGGTTTTTGAAAAACCATCCCAACTTTTCGCCTCAATGCCACTACATCAACTGTCGGCTCAAGAATATTTTTTCCGTCAAGCATGATTGAACCTGCGGCTCTTGCGCCGGGGACAAGATCATTCATTCGGTTAAGCAAACGGATAAAGGTAGATTTCCCACAGCCCGACGGGCCTATGATTGCCGTAACCTTTTTATCAAAAATGTTAAATGAAAGATTTTTGAGCGCTTGTTTCTGCCCGTAAAAGAAGTTTACGTTATTTACTTTTATCCTGGTTTCAATCATTTGTTTTTCATTTAGCATTTATCCCCCTTTGAGCCGTTTATGAGTGAGATTTTTTTCGGGAGCGGTCGGCGAGGACTGTCCGAAGCCCATCTTGGCGAAGCCGAAGGGCAAGTTCCGCAGCCGCCGAAAAAATATCGAAAGAATGGCTCACGGGGTGAATTTCTTTTGAATACTTTTCTTTGTTCAAGCAAAGAAAAGTTTTCCGGGGTGCTGGGGCGGGTAAGCCCCGCGATTTTAATGTCCATAGCTGCTCCTGTTTTTCTGTCTAAGATATATCGCAAGGCCTGAAACTGATAATACAAGCACTAAGAGAATAAGCGAGCATCCGTATGCAATAGCGGTTTGCTGTTCGGGATGGGCACCTTCAGTCATTAACGCATAGATATGGTAAGGTAGTACCATAGTCTCGGATAATATGGAATCCGGATAACCATGTTTATAAAATGTTGCCGCTGTAAAAAGTATCGGCGCGGTTTCACCGGCCGCCCTGCCGACACTTAATATTATTCCCGTAAGGATACCGGGCAAAGCCGTGGGCAATACCACCCTTTTAATGGTCTGCCAGTGAGTGGCCCCAAGGGCCAAAGACGCTTCCCTCAAAGATAGGGGCACAGCTAATAGAGCTTCCTGGGAAGCAGAAATAATTCCAGGCAAAATCAGTATCCCCAATGTTAAACTTCCTGAAAGTATTGATACTCCGAAATTGAAAAATTTTACAAATACTACAAGCCCAAAAAGACCAAACACAACTGACGGCACGCCCGCAAGATTATTTATACTCATGCGGATAATGTTTACAATTGACCCTTTGGGGCTGTATTCGTTTAAGTATATTGAACACGCAAGACCTAAAGGCAACGCAAAAAGAATTGCACCTATGGTTAAATAAAAAGTTCCCACTATAGCCGGAGCTACGCCCCCGGCTGTCATCGCTTTACGCGGTTCCTGTGTAAGAAACTCCCAGGAAATAACGCCCATCCCCCGGACAATAATAAAATATACTACAGCTCCTAGAAAGAACAGCGTAATTAAAATGCATATAGATAATACTATAAAACCAATTTTTTGTTCAATTCTGTTTTTCATATTTTTACTCGTGAACGCCTTTGCTTTTCTATCTTCCATGCCCCAATTTTAATCTGTAGTTCCGTGAAATCATTTCAGCA includes these proteins:
- a CDS encoding ATP synthase F0 subunit B: MEFLKDLGLDKYLLIAQIVNFLILFLILKAIFFKPLKKVLEERKERIAKGLEDADAARMLLEKTQKEKDEIIIAARQEIHLMMENTRKAAEDIKRKLVEDSKQESEKIISEAKKEAENEMKKMEKQIKIMSLDISKKILSTVIPVLFDDKEKNAVLNKAVKKLEDKNIYEQGKS
- a CDS encoding ATP synthase F0 subunit C, encoding MTTITFTGGIIIALGAFAPALSIGLIGAKAMESIGRNPEASGKIIIGMLLAMAFAEAIAIYALILAFMK
- the atpB gene encoding F0F1 ATP synthase subunit A; this translates as MVPLKAEVLTHFLGFPITNTVTSTVLADILILSIAFLLRKKISLIPGKLQNIIESFIDVLYGFIEDVAGTGKRAETIFPWFVSFFLFIFISNLLGLLPGYQTIVLTPATGNEHIPIFRAATSDLNVTLALALISVFATNLMSIQFLGFKGYLIKFFSLNPVYLFVGLLEIISELTRIISLSFRLFGNIFSGEFMLSLALYSFAFLGPLPFLFLELIKAVVQALIFSMLTMVFMSISTMKHEEH
- the phoU gene encoding phosphate signaling complex protein PhoU; the encoded protein is MIEEKVIQLKKHIVEYAGLVEGMVRKSMKGLIEKNKLLLLEVMDKDEPKANNYELEMDEMCTNIIAQFQPKAKNLRLILMASKMSTDLERMGDHAVNIVQSALYLVDYPNVKPLVDLPKMGEITIGMLSDSINSFVNEDGKLAKAVCERDSLVDDLKGSISKELTTIMTEDSKTIDRSLNILRIVGNLERIADLSTNIGEDVLFLAEGRVIKHHKEEK
- a CDS encoding arsenate reductase ArsC, producing the protein MKKRMLFLCTNNSVRSQMAEGLMRHLRGIDYDVFSAGTNPTQVNQSAIEVMKEIGIDISGQKSKSIKEFIDKTFDVVVTLCDSAKESCPIFPGAKKIIHHSFPDPSKEYADFDERLEPFRETRDEIENWIKKNF
- the pstB gene encoding phosphate ABC transporter ATP-binding protein PstB, with amino-acid sequence MLNEKQMIETRIKVNNVNFFYGQKQALKNLSFNIFDKKVTAIIGPSGCGKSTFIRLLNRMNDLVPGARAAGSIMLDGKNILEPTVDVVALRRKVGMVFQKPNPFPKSIYQNIAYGLEINGKKSKSAIMEKVEESLKKAALWDEVKDRLSDSALGISGGQQQRLCIARCIAIDPEVILFDEPCASLDPISTNKIEELLLDLKKYYTIVIVTHNMQQAARVSDYTAFMYLGELIEYDTTEKIFTVPKEKKTEEYLSGRFG
- the pstA gene encoding phosphate ABC transporter permease PstA; protein product: MKNRIEQKIGFIVLSICILITLFFLGAVVYFIIVRGMGVISWEFLTQEPRKAMTAGGVAPAIVGTFYLTIGAILFALPLGLACSIYLNEYSPKGSIVNIIRMSINNLAGVPSVVFGLFGLVVFVKFFNFGVSILSGSLTLGILILPGIISASQEALLAVPLSLREASLALGATHWQTIKRVVLPTALPGILTGIILSVGRAAGETAPILFTAATFYKHGYPDSILSETMVLPYHIYALMTEGAHPEQQTAIAYGCSLILLVLVLSVSGLAIYLRQKNRSSYGH